The following proteins are encoded in a genomic region of Hoeflea phototrophica DFL-43:
- a CDS encoding helix-turn-helix transcriptional regulator, whose product MDSKVSIFSISQATTATFADLYFRLTFLFFIEHGSKQVETPMQGKILGEEGDLMIFPPGSMVTMVNRPTLEKDYRALGVCFTHDLIDAVYGDLPTPSTANGVQIVPAATHHPSGILALVQATLNDTTLPETIRQHRLLEPLIWLREQGIHLPTNIEDQPMSRVRSLIETDLSHPWMAEEVAAHFAMSEATMRRWLSKTGQGFAKILLHTRLEHGLSLLQTTDAQISQIALDCGFKTPSHFSDAFRKRFGIKPRDIRSAAV is encoded by the coding sequence GTGGACAGCAAAGTCTCCATTTTTTCAATTTCCCAGGCGACCACCGCGACCTTTGCAGACCTTTATTTTCGTCTGACTTTCCTTTTCTTTATTGAGCATGGCAGCAAGCAGGTCGAGACACCCATGCAAGGAAAGATCCTGGGGGAAGAGGGCGATCTGATGATATTTCCACCAGGGTCAATGGTTACGATGGTAAACCGGCCGACCCTGGAGAAGGACTACCGTGCTCTAGGTGTGTGTTTTACCCACGATCTGATCGATGCCGTATATGGCGATCTCCCGACCCCGTCGACGGCAAACGGCGTGCAGATCGTGCCCGCTGCCACGCACCACCCGTCTGGCATACTCGCACTGGTCCAGGCCACCTTGAACGACACGACATTGCCAGAGACAATTCGACAGCACAGACTTCTCGAGCCACTGATCTGGTTACGCGAACAAGGGATCCACCTGCCGACAAACATCGAAGATCAACCAATGAGCCGTGTTCGCAGTCTGATTGAGACCGATCTAAGCCACCCTTGGATGGCAGAGGAGGTTGCAGCGCATTTTGCGATGAGCGAAGCCACTATGCGGCGCTGGCTGTCGAAAACCGGCCAAGGTTTCGCAAAGATCCTTCTCCACACACGGCTGGAGCACGGTCTGAGCCTTCTTCAAACCACAGACGCCCAGATATCCCAGATCGCCCTAGATTGCGGCTTCAAAACACCGTCGCATTTTTCGGACGCTTTCCGGAAAAGGTTCGGAATTAAACCAAGAGACATTCGATCAGCAGCAGTTTGA
- a CDS encoding YbhB/YbcL family Raf kinase inhibitor-like protein, protein MAHQQRMIQERTLKMTRNILFVALMASTMAFPALAGEFTLTSPDIAEGQHLNNYFVFQGFGCEGGNMAPTLEWSGAPKGTESFAVTVYDPDAPTGSGWWHWFAFNIPADITSLPAGDAINGVQLTNDYGTEGFGGACPPPGKVHRYQFTVHALSTTLDIDNSVSNALAGFMVNANSLASSTITAVYNR, encoded by the coding sequence TTGGCGCATCAACAACGCATGATCCAAGAAAGGACACTCAAGATGACGCGCAATATACTGTTTGTAGCACTGATGGCTTCCACAATGGCATTTCCCGCACTGGCTGGCGAGTTTACCTTGACCAGCCCCGACATCGCAGAGGGCCAGCATCTGAACAACTATTTTGTTTTCCAGGGTTTCGGCTGCGAAGGCGGCAACATGGCGCCGACGCTGGAATGGTCCGGCGCACCCAAGGGCACCGAAAGCTTCGCCGTCACTGTCTATGACCCCGATGCACCAACTGGCTCCGGCTGGTGGCATTGGTTTGCCTTCAACATCCCAGCCGATATAACCTCTCTTCCGGCAGGCGATGCAATCAACGGTGTGCAACTGACAAATGATTATGGCACGGAAGGTTTCGGAGGCGCATGTCCACCTCCGGGTAAAGTCCACCGTTATCAGTTCACTGTGCATGCTCTGAGCACAACGCTCGATATCGACAATTCAGTCAGCAATGCGCTTGCAGGCTTTATGGTCAACGCCAACAGTTTGGCGTCCTCCACCATCACCGCAGTCTACAACCGCTGA
- a CDS encoding EamA family transporter, translated as MSLVASWQFWALVAAVFAALTAIFAKVGISDIDSDLATFIRTCVIIVVLGAILTAMGKWRAPQTIPVKTWVFLTLSGLATGASWLAYFRALKLGDAARVAPLDKLSIVLVAIFGVMFLGEHLSAMNWVGVALIATGAILLAVF; from the coding sequence ATGAGCCTTGTGGCAAGCTGGCAGTTCTGGGCCCTGGTGGCGGCGGTGTTCGCTGCGCTCACCGCGATCTTCGCCAAGGTCGGCATCAGCGACATCGACAGCGATCTCGCCACCTTCATCCGCACCTGTGTGATTATCGTGGTTCTGGGCGCGATCCTCACGGCGATGGGGAAATGGCGCGCGCCGCAAACCATTCCCGTCAAGACGTGGGTGTTTCTGACACTTTCGGGGCTCGCCACCGGCGCGTCCTGGCTTGCCTATTTCCGTGCGCTCAAGCTCGGTGATGCCGCACGGGTCGCGCCACTCGACAAGCTATCGATCGTGCTGGTGGCGATCTTCGGGGTGATGTTTCTGGGCGAACATCTCTCGGCAATGAACTGGGTGGGTGTGGCGCTGATTGCGACGGGCGCGATCCTGCTGGCGGTTTTTTAG